The Flaviramulus sp. BrNp1-15 genome includes the window GATAAAGCAGATAATTCATCCACAGAATGTTTAGCAAAAAAATCTTGACCAATAGTTTTATTCTGAGCCTCCTCAGCTATAGCTTTTATTCCATTTTCGCAGTATTCACCAATATTGGAGCGTTCATCATCTGGATCTGGCCATGCACAACCTGGGCAATCAAAACCTCCTTTTTGATTCATCTTTAAGGATAGTTTCAAAGCATCAGAAGTCTTCATATACTTAGTAACCTGACTAAGTGTAGATTTTATGGATGCAAAGCCAGCACTGTTTTTTAAAGGCGTACTTGTTTTTAAGCCTAAAAACTTTTCTGGTGTTTTAGCTTTTTCTTCTGGAGTTTTACTCATTAATTAATGGCTATTTATAAAAAGTCAAATTTAGCCAATAACTTTCTCACCAACATTCATATTACTCATGTATGGTTGTTTTGTGAGTCTTTTGCCTGTTGCTTTGTATATAGCATTTGCAACTGCAGCCCCAACTGGAGGTAATGTGGGTTCTCCTAAACCGGTTGGTGCTATATCGTTTTCTACAAAATGAACATCTACTTTTGGTGTTTGTCCCATTCTTATAAGTTGATAAGTGTTGAAATTATTAGATTGTGGTTTACCATTCTCAAATCCAAAGTCAGAATACATCGTGTGACCAATACCGTCAATAATACCACCTTTTACTTGATTTAGAGCTCCTAATGGATTTACAACAACACCACAATCAACTGCACAAGTCACCTTCTTTACACTTGGTATACCATTTTCCATTACGATATCTGCAACTTCAGCTACATGTGAATTATGACAATAATACACTGAAAACCCTTGATAAACATTCGAATCTGTTTTACCCCAATTAGATTTTTCAATAGCTAATTTTATAACGCCTTGTAATCGTTCTGGGCTATATTCAATTTTTGGATCTGGATTGTTCTTTACATTTTCCAATAAATCTAAATGCAATTGAATACGATCTACTCCCATCTCTTCGGCAATTTCATCAAAAAAGCTTTGTTCTGCACTTGCTAAAAAGTTAGTATATGGCGCTCTCCAAGCTCCTGTAGTTATGTTGCTTTGATAATTCGCAGTGTCAACCTTATAATTTTCTAAAGCACCTGCCGGAAAGAAATTTGGTATTAAACCATACATATTCCCATTAATACAAGCTTCTTTTAAATGATAACCTGTAAGTTTTCCATCTTTAATTGAAGCTGCAATTTTATATTTTGTTGACGGACGATAAACCCCAGTATTCATATCATCTTCTCTTGTAGAAACCATTTTAACTGGTTTTTTTATAGCATCTGAAATTTCTACAGCTTCTATAGCAAAATCACTATATAAACGTCTTCCAAAACCGCCACCCATTCTGGTCATTTCTACTTCAATATCTTCAATCTCTCTATCTAATAATGCAGATGCCACTTTTGCTGCTTCTTCTGGTGTTTGAATAGGACCAACTAAACGTACTTTTTCTGGAGTAACACTTGCGAAAAAGTTCATAGGTTCCATACAATTATGTGGTAAAAAAGGCGCCTCATATGTACGTTCAATAACCTTATCGGCTTCGGCAAATGCTTTTTTTACATTACCATCAGACCTTCTGGTATCAAACTTATTACCATCTAATAATTCTGATAGTTTTTGGTTGTGTAATTGTGTATCCTCTAAAGGTGTTTCTACTTTCCAGGTTGCTTTAATAGCATTTTTTCCTTTTATAGCAGCCCAAGTTGAATTTGCAATTACAACAACTTTATCTGTAGTACTTGAAATAGCGGTCCAACTAATATATCCTTTATTTAAGAAGTTTCTTGTTTTTTCACCAATTGTAATAACATCTATAACTCCAGGTTGTGCTTTAGCTGCTGTTGCATCAAAAGTATCTAAAACCTGTCCGAAAGCAGGTGGTCTTAAAACCGAGGCGTAAACCATACCTTCTTCTTTGTAATCTAAACCAAATAAAGGTTTTCCTGTTATAATTTTATCTATATCAACATTGGCGGTTGCTTTACCAATAATGGTAAAATCTTTTGGGTCTTTAAGCGATACATTTTCTGGAACTTCCATTCCTGCGGCATCTTTTACAACATCACCATAGCCTAAAGTTTCCCCATTTGAATTTGTAATAACACCCTGTTTAGCTGAGCATTCTGAAGCATCAACTCCCCATTTTGCAGCTGCTGCATTAACAAGCATTTGTTTTGCTGTAGAACCTGTTTGTCTTAACGGATCCCAATTTTGTCTTATTGACTGACTGCCTCCTGCTATTTGATTTTTATAATTTTTTGTATCTAAAACTCCTTGTTGAACGTAAACATCTTCCCAAGGCACATCCAACTCTTCTGCAATAAGCATTGGCATTGATGTTTTTACACCTTGACCAATTTCTGGATTAGGTGAAAAAATAGTCACTTTACCTTCATCTGAAATTTTAATAAAGGCATTAAAATCGTTAAAATTTAACTGACTAATATCTACTGGAACTTTCGCTTCTGGTTTGCAGGCATTAAATAAATTAAAACCTATTAATATACCGCCACTGGCTAAAGCTGAAGATTTTAAAAATGATCTTCTGCTGAATGTTAATGTTTTTGAAGGTGTCATTATTTTATATTTGATAGGTTAACTTAATTTTTCTGAAGCTACTTTTACAGCTTCTTCAATACTATTGTAGGATGCACATCTACAAATATTACCATGCATGGCATTTCGTATTTCTTCATTACTCGGATTCGGATTTCTATTTAAAAACGCAGATGCCGTCATAATTTGTCCGGATTGACAATAACCACATTGCGGCACATCAATTTCTTTCCAGGCTTCTTGTACAGGATGCGTTCCATCTTCAGAAAGTCCTTCAATTGTAGTGATATCCATACCTTCAGCTTGAGATACCTGAAGCAAACAACTACGCATGGCATTACCATCTACATGTACTGTACAGGCGCCACATTGTCCAATACCACAACCGTATTTAGTTCCTACTAAATCTATCTGGTCTCTTAAAACCCACAATAATGGTGTATCCATATCTGCTTCAACAGTATAGGTTTTATTATTAATTTTTAAGTTGAATGTTGGCATAGTGTTAAATAATTGGTTCTTATTTTATTTGCTATTAAATGTACAAAAAAACAAAAGTGGTTTTATGAATTTATTAACGTTTTAACATAGTTTTAGTAAATTCTAAAGCTCTTTTTTCATTATAGTAAATATTATTTTTATCAATAAATCCAACATGACCTCCATGATTTGGCATTTCTAAAAATAAATTATGGTTAGTTTTGGCTTCTTTAACAGGGTAACATTCTGCAGATAAAAATGAATCGTTTAAGGCATTTATAATTAATGATGGTATTTTAATATTTGGAAGAAATTGTAAGCAACTTGACTTCTCGTAATATTCTAAAGCATCTTTAAAACCGTGTGCTTTTGAGGTATAAACATTATCAAAATCTAATAATGTTTTTATGGAATTCACTTCTTCTAAACTCAATTCATTCGAATAAAGTTTCTGTTTTGTTTTTAGATGATTGACTAAATCTTTTAAAAACCTATCATGAAATAATTTGTTTTTTACTTTATGAAGTTCTTTACAAGAACCATTTAAATCACAAGGTACAGAAATAGATATTACCGCTTTAACTTCATTAGGTACATCGTTTCCTTCACCTACATATTTTAACACCACATTCCCACCCAAACTAATACCTTTTAAATAGATTTCGGAATAGTTTTTTGTGGAAATAGCATGTTTTATAACCGTTTCTAAATCTTTAGTTTCACCAGAATGATAACTATAATAATTTAAGTTAGTTTCTTCGCTACAGCCTCTAAAATTAACACAAACAGCATCTACTCCATTTTTATTAAAGAGTTTAGCTGCACCAGTCATGTAAGGGCGTTTGGAATGCCCTTCTAAACCATGCAATAAAATAATTAGCTTATTGGTTTTTGATTCAGAATAACTCCAATCTAAGTCTAAAAAATCTCCATCTGAAAGTGTTATTCGTTCACGCTCTTGGGCTAAAGATACACGTCTTGCTAAACCTGAATATACGGTTGAAACAAATCCGTTTTTAAAGTAAAATACAGGTTTGTAATTACTTGTCAATAAAGGCATTTACTGCAAGTTATTAGATGATTACTTAATTAGGGTTATAAGAATAACCCCATTAGCCCCTCTTACACCGTATTCAGCAGCTTTGGAATCTTTAATGATTGTTACCGATTTAATTTGATTAGGGTCTATGTCAATTATATTACTCACAGGAGAACCATTAACTATAAAAAGAGGATCTGTAGAACTGTTAAAACTAGTTATACCTCTTATAACCACTCGGTTATCACCACTTACTTGAACACCACTAACTCTGGCTCTAAAATAATCGTAAACAGTATTATACACCATCTGCGATTTTATGTTTTTTACTTTTTTTCTATTCATAATAGAAATTAAATCGATATTTGCACTATCACTAACAAAAATCACATTTAAGTCCTTTTCGCCATTATATTCTAACTCTTTATAACCATAAACAGAAGAAATAAACTTGAGTTTTTCAGGTTTGTAATCCAGTTTTAACTTAAATAGCCCCTTGCGATTGGTTTTACTATTATTTTCAATATCATCTACCAAAATTGAAGCATTTACTACAGGTCTACCAATTGAATCTATCGCAGTCCCCTTTATTATGACTTTAGAGTTTTTCTGAGCATTAATAACAGAAAAACAAAAACAGATAAAAATTAATAAATAGCTTGTTATTCTTTTCATATCAATTTATTTTTAATAAAATTACAACAAATAAAAATAACGTAAAATTTTCTGCTTCAGAAATAATTAACAAACCAAATCAACAAATTCAAATGTATCTCCATTAAACAATCCTTTATCACTTAATTTAAGTGATGGGATGACCAATAAAGCCATAAATGATAAGGTCATATATGGTGCATTTAATTTAGAACCTAATTGTTTTGCCATTGCATCTAATTCAGCATATTGCTTACCTACAGTTTCACCATCTTTATCACTCATAATTCCAGCTACTGGTAACGGAACTATTTTTTCTTCGGTATTAGAAACCGTACAAATACCGCCTTTATTTTTAATTAATAGATTTACCGCTTTGCATATAGACTCATCGTTAACTCCTACAGCTATAATATTGTGTGAATCATGACCAACTGAACTTGCTATAGCACCTACTTTTAAACCAAAATTTTTGATAAATGCGATAGCAGGTTTGTCATCGTTATAACGATTAACCACAGTCATTTTTAAAATATCTTCTTCTATATTAGAAACCAAATTTCCTTCTGAAATTAAAGCATTAGAGAAAATCTCATTGGTTACTAACTGGCCTTCTAAAGCTTCAATAACTCGTATTTTAACTTGTTCTGAACGCAGTCGAAGTGCTGAAGATTCAAATCTAAAATCGGAAACCTGTTTTTTATTACAATTGAAATTATTTAGATTTTTAAACGAAACTTGTTTAATCATAGATTCACCTTCATCAAAAACCAATTCCCCGTTAATGTATGTTTGAAGCGTTTTAAAATCTTTTAAATCTTCAACTACAATAAAATCTGCATCATCGCCTTCCTTTAATAAACCAACATCTAAATTGTAATGCTTAACAGGGTTTACACAAGCTACTTGCAGTACTTTAAACACATCAATACCTTTTGCAACAGCTCTTGCACATAATTTATTAATATGGTCTACTATTAAATCGTCCGGATGTTTGTCATCACTACAAAACATCATATTTTCAAAATGCTCTGGAAGCAAATTTATTAATGCTTCAAAATTCTTAGCAGCACTACCCTCTCGAATTAATACTTTCATCCCTTTTTGAAGTTTCTCAAAGGCTTCCTCATAAGTAAAACACTCATGATCAGTTGAAATTCCGGCACTTATATATTTTGAAATGTCATCTCCTCTTAAACCAGGTGCATGACCATCAATGGGTTTATTATAATGTTTAGCCCAAGCTAATTTTTTCATTACCTCTTCGTCATCGAACAAAACTCCAGGATAGTTCATCATTTCTGCTAAATACTTGATATCTGGATTTTCAAGTAGTGTTTTAATGGCATCAGAATCTATAACCGCTCCTGCCGATTCAAAATTTGTTGCTGGCACACAAGATGGTGCACCAAAATTGAATTTAAATGGTACTTTTTTACCGTTTTTAATCATAAACTCAACACCTTCAACACCTAAAACGTTTGCTATTTCGTGTGGGTCTGAAACTGTTGCCACAGTACCATGAGTTACGGCTAATTTTGCAAACTCACTGGGCACTAACATAGAACTTTCTATATGAATATGTGCATCTACAAATCCAGGAAGTATATAATGGTTTACATCATGTTGTTTTTCTTTAATAGATTGAATTTTTCCATTTTTTAAAGTGATTTCTCCTTTGTAAATACGTTTATTTTCTATATCGACTATTTGTCCTTGTAATTTCAAATTGATGTTAATTTATGATTAAAACACTTCGACGAGCTCAGTGTGACATATGATTTTTGAATTGTGTTTTCTAAATCATTTAATATTTTTAATAAAAATGGATTCCGCATCACACTTCGACTGTGCTCAGTGGGACAGTGCGGAATGACAAAGTTATTGTAATTCAATTTTTAAAAATTGCTTCGTACTTTCTGTAACCTTAAATCTATTATCTGCTCGCCTATTTATAACCCAAACAATAGCTTCTCCAGAGCATAGCAACCATGTGTTTTCTTTATCTAAAAGTGATAATTTTTCGTCCTTAAAATATTTACTAAGCTTCTTTTTACCTGACATTCCTAGAGGATAAAATACATCGCCTTCCTGCCATTTACGAACTGTTAATGGGTACTCCAGTTTATCTTTATCTACAAATATGACATTGGTTCGTTTTCCAAAAATCGCATCAGCTTCATCAAAAAGCAAAATACCAAATGTCATTTCTATGCGCTTACTGTTTTCTTCAATTGTATAACT containing:
- a CDS encoding xanthine dehydrogenase family protein molybdopterin-binding subunit, whose protein sequence is MTPSKTLTFSRRSFLKSSALASGGILIGFNLFNACKPEAKVPVDISQLNFNDFNAFIKISDEGKVTIFSPNPEIGQGVKTSMPMLIAEELDVPWEDVYVQQGVLDTKNYKNQIAGGSQSIRQNWDPLRQTGSTAKQMLVNAAAAKWGVDASECSAKQGVITNSNGETLGYGDVVKDAAGMEVPENVSLKDPKDFTIIGKATANVDIDKIITGKPLFGLDYKEEGMVYASVLRPPAFGQVLDTFDATAAKAQPGVIDVITIGEKTRNFLNKGYISWTAISSTTDKVVVIANSTWAAIKGKNAIKATWKVETPLEDTQLHNQKLSELLDGNKFDTRRSDGNVKKAFAEADKVIERTYEAPFLPHNCMEPMNFFASVTPEKVRLVGPIQTPEEAAKVASALLDREIEDIEVEMTRMGGGFGRRLYSDFAIEAVEISDAIKKPVKMVSTREDDMNTGVYRPSTKYKIAASIKDGKLTGYHLKEACINGNMYGLIPNFFPAGALENYKVDTANYQSNITTGAWRAPYTNFLASAEQSFFDEIAEEMGVDRIQLHLDLLENVKNNPDPKIEYSPERLQGVIKLAIEKSNWGKTDSNVYQGFSVYYCHNSHVAEVADIVMENGIPSVKKVTCAVDCGVVVNPLGALNQVKGGIIDGIGHTMYSDFGFENGKPQSNNFNTYQLIRMGQTPKVDVHFVENDIAPTGLGEPTLPPVGAAVANAIYKATGKRLTKQPYMSNMNVGEKVIG
- a CDS encoding (2Fe-2S)-binding protein, with the protein product MPTFNLKINNKTYTVEADMDTPLLWVLRDQIDLVGTKYGCGIGQCGACTVHVDGNAMRSCLLQVSQAEGMDITTIEGLSEDGTHPVQEAWKEIDVPQCGYCQSGQIMTASAFLNRNPNPSNEEIRNAMHGNICRCASYNSIEEAVKVASEKLS
- a CDS encoding YheT family hydrolase, translating into MPLLTSNYKPVFYFKNGFVSTVYSGLARRVSLAQERERITLSDGDFLDLDWSYSESKTNKLIILLHGLEGHSKRPYMTGAAKLFNKNGVDAVCVNFRGCSEETNLNYYSYHSGETKDLETVIKHAISTKNYSEIYLKGISLGGNVVLKYVGEGNDVPNEVKAVISISVPCDLNGSCKELHKVKNKLFHDRFLKDLVNHLKTKQKLYSNELSLEEVNSIKTLLDFDNVYTSKAHGFKDALEYYEKSSCLQFLPNIKIPSLIINALNDSFLSAECYPVKEAKTNHNLFLEMPNHGGHVGFIDKNNIYYNEKRALEFTKTMLKR
- a CDS encoding TonB-dependent receptor plug domain-containing protein, yielding MKRITSYLLIFICFCFSVINAQKNSKVIIKGTAIDSIGRPVVNASILVDDIENNSKTNRKGLFKLKLDYKPEKLKFISSVYGYKELEYNGEKDLNVIFVSDSANIDLISIMNRKKVKNIKSQMVYNTVYDYFRARVSGVQVSGDNRVVIRGITSFNSSTDPLFIVNGSPVSNIIDIDPNQIKSVTIIKDSKAAEYGVRGANGVILITLIK
- the ade gene encoding adenine deaminase; the encoded protein is MKLQGQIVDIENKRIYKGEITLKNGKIQSIKEKQHDVNHYILPGFVDAHIHIESSMLVPSEFAKLAVTHGTVATVSDPHEIANVLGVEGVEFMIKNGKKVPFKFNFGAPSCVPATNFESAGAVIDSDAIKTLLENPDIKYLAEMMNYPGVLFDDEEVMKKLAWAKHYNKPIDGHAPGLRGDDISKYISAGISTDHECFTYEEAFEKLQKGMKVLIREGSAAKNFEALINLLPEHFENMMFCSDDKHPDDLIVDHINKLCARAVAKGIDVFKVLQVACVNPVKHYNLDVGLLKEGDDADFIVVEDLKDFKTLQTYINGELVFDEGESMIKQVSFKNLNNFNCNKKQVSDFRFESSALRLRSEQVKIRVIEALEGQLVTNEIFSNALISEGNLVSNIEEDILKMTVVNRYNDDKPAIAFIKNFGLKVGAIASSVGHDSHNIIAVGVNDESICKAVNLLIKNKGGICTVSNTEEKIVPLPVAGIMSDKDGETVGKQYAELDAMAKQLGSKLNAPYMTLSFMALLVIPSLKLSDKGLFNGDTFEFVDLVC